attgAAATTGTAATAATGAAGTCATACACATTCAAGATGACAGGCATAATAAAACAATCAATGtttctaaaatccaagatggctaccataaCGAAATTGGAAAGGTAATGTCTTAATTTAAGAGAGcacaattattaataaaaaattttaatttaattttttatgtatttaaaaatttttcccgattttctgacataaaaattgtggatttttaagatggcggacatagcGAAAATTTCAACAatgacataatccaaaatggcagaaagttctagaaaacaaaatgtttgtGAAATCAAAATGGCAGACCCAAGGTGGCCACCAgggtcaaggccaaaggtcaaggtcatccatgatgtCCACCATGACTTCATTATCCAAGATGGTGTACATCGGCTCTGGCTCCACAGCCAAAAGCCAGTCCTCGGACCGTTCAATATATACTACTGCTAACAAAGTAGCTTGGAATTCACacttttttaaacaaaacattttaagggGTTTGGTGaaaggtattttaaaataaaaagtgtaTAATTTTATTGGGTTGTTTTCATatcaaataattttaagtaacaaCGCCATTAATAATTTAATGCGAGTGTTTCTAAACATAGCTTTATAATACAATGAAACTGCTGAAATCCGAACCCCTGAAATCAGAAATCCCGGGAAATCCGAACGAGTTTTTGggacaaatttaatttaaaaaaaacatgcaaaaaagagaaacttatttatttagtcttaaaacaattacatattctacattttaacctttttttacataattagttGAAAACTTACGAAGAAGTGCTGTTATCATACTTAAAGTGTAAATGCGTCTACATAAAAATTGGTTATTGAAATTCTTTATGTTAATTACTTTGCAAaaacaatgaaataacaatagaaacacacaaaatataatttaatcttTCACTTGAAATCAGCTATCTTCAATTGTCGAAGAGACGAAAACCTTCGCGCGGAGGCAATTGCATGCCGGCGTCGCATGAACATGACATCGTTTGGCGTGGCTGATGCGTGTTGTTCTACGAAGTACAAGGCGATGTCAAGAGCAGAGATAGCATCAGTATAAGTCACATTGACTGTCGAAGTTTCTTTTTCTTCACTGTCACTAGCTACATTGCCATCATGTTGACTTTTGACCAGACTCACTATTTCATGTTCACtgcattctttattgacatcaaCTCTTGTCCACTCCTCTAGACAACCTTCTTCTCCAGCATCCTTACAATGTGGTTCTTGCTAAACAAGATGAAGGAGCTCGGTGTTATCGTCTTGTGTGACAGGTGTAGGGGTAGGTGTTTTCTCGAACTCGAGGCTAGGCCAAAGCTGCTTCTAAGATCTCCACATTAAGTTCACACCTGTATTTTGCCACGATTCTGCAACCcagtaaataatgtattttattgtaacttTATTCAGCTTCTCAAGGATAGAAAGAGAACCATTTTCTTCAATAAGATATTGTAAGAGCATTTTTCGGTATCTTAGTTGTATATTCTGTAGAACACCCTAATCCATAGGCTGCAGCAGCGATGTCACATTGGTAGGCAGAAAAACTGCTTTTATCAGCCACATGTATGATGGGTAAGAAGGGGCATTGTCTATCAGAAGTAGAGCTCGAGGTGGTAGTCCATTTCCTTCACTAAACTTTTTCACTGAAGGAACAATTTGCTTGTCAAACCACTCTTTAGAAAGAGAACTAGTCATCCATGCCTTGTTTTGATTTCTGTAATACACAGGATGAGATATCATATTCATATTGGCTCGTGGTTTTGCAGATTTACCAATCACCATCAATGAAAGCTTGTTTGATCCCGCTGCATTACTGCATACTTAAACTGTAAGACACTTTGTTCATTTTAAAACCCGGCTCAGAAGATTCCTCTTCAGAAGCAAGACTTTTAGTGGGAAGGACTTTCAAGTTCAACCCAGTCTTGTCTggattgtaaatttgctgtggCAAGTAGTTTCTGAGGAAATCAAATCACCAAATTCGCTTCGGTATTATTCTGCAGAAGCTGTGTCAGCTGATAGCTTCTCTCTGCTTATCGACAGTTGTCTGATCCCATGCCTTTTCTTCCATCGATCCAACAATCCTCTGCTAGCAGTGAAGGCCGAATCACCATTCATTAGTTCTTTAAGCCGTAATGCCTTCTCTTGAATTAGTGGACTACTAATAGGCACTCTTTTCTGTCGCTCTTGTGAAAACCACAAAATAACTgcttcatcatttttttttcatttatgaaaaatGTACGTGATGGCGTTCGTTTAAGGTTTTATCACATTGCCAAACTGTTCTATTTTGATACGATTTTTTTTCTCCAGTCACAGATTGTTGCTTTACCAACACCAAACTCGCCAGGCAACTTTGTCAAACTTTCTCCAGCGTCCAGACGCTTTAAAGCTTTCAGTTTTTGTTCTATGgtacaataactttttttttcgtttgcttGCCATAATTTAAAATCAAGACATAATCAACATCGTTCACTAAATTaaaaactcaacaataacaacaCAACTCGAACAGAAACAAAAACGAACAGCACATAAATTAAGCAGTGCAGTAGTGACAGTAGACACGCACAGAACAGACGTGAGCTGACTAACTACAAGACTGTTAGggtagtgttttatttttaacgcAGGCCTGCCAAACGACAGTACGGTCAACTACTTTCCTGCCGCCTGCTCACCAGTCAAGGTCACTAACCTCGCTAGTCGCGTGCCAAAACCAGCCTGCCTCGCTTAATGTACAGTACTATAtcgttattattttatgtatagtTTTCGGctaatccgaaaaaaaaattgaaatccgAACAGGTTAcagtcccaattagttcggatttgAAGGGTTTCTCTGTATACTTCAAATTCCTCTGAATTATATGATGCTGAGGATTGGCTTTGTAATAACATTTCTATTGCATCTTTGGAGAATGTCTGCCTAATTTTGTTTGACCTAGGATGAATGTTATATATATGGGTGTGAACTTAACAAAAGTCTTTTGAGAATATCTTGATTACAGTCTGTTCTTGAAAATTTCCGAGAGTAATTTTGCCGGTATTGTCGAAAGTGCTTGTTCTTGACTTCTGCGGCTTCTGATAGTTGCCTAATAGGCAATAATGTATGTGGTATGACACTCGGCGTATGTGtcaatattttatgtaatgtcGGTGACACTGGCTGCTAATTATAATTATTGTCATAGTGTTTAGCAGTATTAAGTGCGTATTTAGAAAATTTATCCATTTATTTAGAACCCGAGGATAGcatttataaaatgatttttaatctATAAATGAGCTCTTGGTCTACTCCTGTAAGTAAGGCAGCAATATCAGGTTCAGCGAAAAATCGACGAGACGTATTGCCAACATTTGTGTTGCTTAGCTTAGGCACGTCCACGAGATATCCCAGTTTGTCTGTAAAATCTTTCTGGATTTTTAGTTTCGAATCTGCTATCTTCTTCTTGTCTTCTGCCATCGACACGCGGCCCTTATGCATGTCTGCCTTTATTTTGTAGGATACATATAAAACGAACTCAAAAAACCTTATTATTGCATGAAGGTTCGATGAATAAAACATATATGTCTCGGggttttctgttattttattgttaaatcatGAAATGTGTTTTGTCGTGACCGAGCGGCTGGTTCCTTATAGGTGAGGCTATGTGGGGCAGCGGAGCGATTAAAAGCAATAACTTAAAACTGCAGACAGGACAACTCTTATTATTATTCTTCATTCTTGGCTCGTTACAAGTATTAAACTCTACAAAGCTTTTACATCCACTTCTTGATACATAGAAATTACAAGTACAAACTTAAGATTCTACAAGTCTGTTCCTTCTGACAAAGCTCTCAGTCCCCATCCTAGGACCTCCTCCTCGGGAGTCTCCCGACACACTCTCTTTCCGTCCGCTTCCTTCTGCCGGGGCAGAGCGCACTCTCTCCCCACCCTTTCTCGTGATTCGTCGTTTTCATTTACACACTCGTTTCATGTTCAGTCCAAGGATTCAGTCATTGTTTAACCTTGTGATGCATAGTTTCCTCTGCAGTAAACAGTCTGTTTGAACCACCACACATAACTAACATTTGGTTAGCCAACTGACATAGAAGGCTTGTAAACCTTCGACAGGCATACTCATCGTTCGATACACAAGACATGAAACACTCTATTGAAACATTACTCATTATTCACCTTATgcttataatacaatttaataccagaattatagttatagtatttttatatttctaatactaacccaaaataactaaaataactaTGTACTTACGACACCTCCCTTGCGgggaaaaaagaaacaattaaagaaAATACAATTGTTTCTTTACACCTCTCTTAGTTTGAAATGGGAATTAGCCATCAATGGCTAGTCTGAGTTCTCCGTAAACTGTTTCCTCTCAATTCGATCCTTTCCTCTATCTGGCTTTCGTTAACGGAATGGACCAGCTCATTGCTTTCCCTAGGTCTGTATGTGTTTACAATTGTTGGTTTAAAACATATGGTTTTACAATTACAGCAATCACCGTCCTTACACCTCTTGTAGCAATTACCGACAATAGTTTTACAACATCCACATTTTATAcaacaatatatacataaaatacaactTAATGATATGATAATGATATAGGACATTACAGATACTCGTGAAATCAcgtttgtgtgttttattttccattcctCTTCATTTATCATATGCTCTACTTCCTCTATTTTGTGACCGGCGATCTTCAAATCGTCTAACCGAGTTATTGTAGGTTTCAAATgtaactttgtttttaatttctcaaGTGTTATTTTATAGTTTGTTTCATCACAACAATCTATGTCAAGATTTATTTTGGGAATAACATATTTTGTGCTAGTGTTAGTAGTTAACTCCAGTTGGGAGGATATAAAGATGTTGGTACCGTAACCTTTACATGcacttataaacttaagtttgccAGTGTTTTCCACTGTTGCGTCAAAAGGTCCAGTTTGATCGCAAactatagtatttttttctttatctggCGCAATATATAACCATTCATTGTGCTCTAGCTGAATCCAAAGGGTCTGCTTTAGCTCTACTATTTTCTTAACACAATTGCTAGGTATAGGACCTGTAGTATACAATAATTTGGCTGCACAATCTTCCCGTGCATAAGTATTGATCAATGGAAAGGTTTGTCTACACACTCTAAGAGTTTTAGTTATTACTTTACACTTACTCAATTCATACTTGCTTACTTTTGCGTAGTACTGTTTTGAGTGTTCCATCATAATATAATCCGTTTCCGGATCtatgaaaacatatttgtttgtGGCAGTTTTCATTTTTACAGGCAATGGAATGATTCtatatatatcaaaaattaaatgatCAGTTACTGGTAGTCTAAttacataacataaaatgttcCTTTTGCTAAACACTTCCAGCTCCATCAGGTTAAGAAGGGAACTATCTTTGATTGTTCCTTCTGGTAATGGTAGATTAAATTCTCGAGAATGAGTAGATTGAAATGCATTGAAATATTCAACGATTTTTTGTGGTGTTATAATATGGGGGTTTAAAATccctttaaatgcatttattatgGAATTCAAAATAGATTCACATTGAAATGAAAGGGTTTCAATTCCTTGATTTAATAGAGTCAAATGCTCGTTTACTCGTATTCGCAGGTTATGATGAGATAAAGCGTCGGTTACATTCGAGTTTATGCGGTTTATCTCATCTGTAAGTTTTACTAGTTGGTCAGCTAACATTTGCTGATTCTCATTTAAGTCTTTAACAGTTCGGTTCATGGTTTGCAAGGtcgattttacaataaaaatttgttcCTTACTCAGCTTAAGAAAGTCTAATTGTTCGCTCTCAAGtttcgtaattttattattataaaattctgcATCTTCTTCGTCTAGCGTACCAAAAATCACTTTACTCAATTGCCCTATTAGGTTAAATGGAAAGAAACTTCTTTTTACTCTAGGACTAACATGGTCTTTGGTTATACCTCCTATAATTTCTATGGTGCGCGCAGTGGCGTCTAACCTGTTTGATAATTTTGTTATAGTATTAGAACATAGAGTTTTACCCTTATACACCGGAATTTCCTTATTACATAATTCTTTTACAACACTTACATATCGTCttatcgtattataattattttcaggcTGACTTAAATTTAAATAGGAGATTAATCTCCATTCAGTATTATACAATCGTCCATTGCCGTTATGTTCGTAGTACAGTCCCGAAGTTTCTTCAATTTTAGTGATTTGAATGTCTAGTCTTGATGACACTCCACTCACATGTTCAGGGTTCAGCAACAGGGTAAAAATGAGTTGACTGTAGCATACCAATTAAAAGTACGGCTTTAACCTGTTTGCGTGTACTTTCACAAGCTTCTTACGTTTGGTAAGGATGGTTATATTTACTCCTTCTACTTTTACAACATTATAGGGGCCTACATATTGGCTGGACAGTTTCTTGGACCTACCTCTTCTGACAGTCTCGTCATACAGAAGGACTTGATCACCAATATGAAAAATGTGCTGGTTCACATGTTGATCATAAttccttttatttatttctttagagatgattaaatgtttttttgctaatttgaaaGTCTCTTGCAATTTTGTTTTTAGGGTTTTGACATAATCCTCATAATTATAATGCTTTTCTATAAAGTCCTTCTGTAGGATGCCAGGAATATTAGGTAATGTACCAAATAATAATTCATGGGGTGTAAATCCCGTGGACGTATGAGGCGTAGTGTTATGGACAAAAGTGGCATAATTTATCCATTCGTCCCAATCGAGTTGGTGGCGATGAAGTGTCTTAAAAATTCAGTGAGGGAACGGTGCCATCTCTCTAGACTCCCATTAGATTGAGGGTGATAGGCAGTTGTTTtgattttggcaatttttaacaatttacacACCTTCTTAAACagatcacttgtaaaattgcttcCTTGATCTGAGATTATCACTTGTGGTATACCAAATCTTAGTATTATTTCGTTCACAAAAGCTCGCGCCACCGATTCGGCTGTTTGGTCGAAAAGGGGTATGGCTACCATATACTTGGATAATAGATCTTGAAACGTtagtaaatatttatgattattgGCAGTCTCAACTAGTGGTCCCACAATGTCGAGAGCACATTTTTCCCATACTACCTTAGGCGTGTCCGTAATGTCAAGCGGCATTTTTATGTAAGGCCGCGTTAATTTATTCCTTTGGCAAGAGTCACACCTTCTAATATAGGTTTCTATGTCTGTTTTCATCCCGTTCCActtataatattgttttattcgGTCGTATGTTCGGGCGATCCCTTGATGGCCTCCTATCGGTGTGTTGTGAAATTCCTTAATAATTTTCCGTTTACTTTCCGTGGATAATTCACCCTCTCGTTTCTCAGTGCTATCCTCTACAGAGTGAGATTCGTCTGTTGTCAATTCCTCCATTTCTTTTACTTCGCAAAGCCTACTCAGCGCATCGGCATGCATGATAGTTTTACCGGCTCTGTGTTTAATCTCATATGAATATTCTTCCAATTTTAACCGCCATCTTAACAACCTGGAACTAGGGTCTTTTACGTTAAAAACATATTGTAGAGGTTTATGGTCGGTTATCACCATGAAATGGCGACCTAATAGATAGGGCCTGAAATATTTTACAGCCCACACTATCGCTAACATTTCGCGCTCAGTCGTCGAGTAATTGACCTCCGCCTTATTCAATGTACGGCTGGCGTAGGCGACGGGCTTGTCCTTACCTATTTCTCCTTGGGACAAAATGGCTCCTATAGCTAGTTTGCTAGCGTCTGTCGTCACGATAAACGGTTTATTAAAATCCGGATACTGTAAAATTGGTTCTGAGGTCAGGATTTCTTTTAGGGTGTTAAATGCAGTTTCCTGTTCGTCTCCCCAGATAAAGGGAACGTCACTTTTTACAAGGTTGTAGAGGGGTTTTGCAATTTTGCTGAAGTTCGGTATAAATATTCGGTAATACGAGGCTAATCCGCAAAACATTTTGATGTCTTTAGCGTTCTTTGGTCTAAGGTATCCCTGTACTTTGATCACTTTCTCCGGATCTGGTTTCACGCCATCGTCGCTAATCATGTGTCCTAAAAACGTTACCTCCGTGCGTAAAAACTCGCATTTATCAGGTTGTAGCTTAAGGTTATGCTCTCTCATTCTAGTGAAAACCTCTCTTAACCGGTCGTTATGTATCTCTACTGATTGGCCATGTATTATGATATCATCTAAGTAAACAAGACATTTAATTCCATTTAGTCCTGACAAAACAGTGTTCATTAATCTCGTAAAGGTCGCAGGAGCTCCCTTTAACCCAAACATCATTCTGCACATCTCATAGTGACCCGTCGGGGTACTAAATGCGGTTTTGGGTTTATCTTCCTGTTTCATCCTTACCTGCAAATAACCACTAGCCAAATCTAGGGTCGAGAAATATTTTGCTTGGCCTAATTGATCTAATATTTCTGTAATATTCAGCATCTGATACACCGAGTCCACTGACACAAGATTCAGTTTTCTAAAATCTACAACGACCCTCCATTTCTGTTGATTGGAAGCGTCTCGTTTTTTTGGAATCACTAATATAGGCGCGTTCCAAGGGCTCAGACTGGGTTTGATAAT
The DNA window shown above is from Bacillus rossius redtenbacheri isolate Brsri chromosome 2, Brsri_v3, whole genome shotgun sequence and carries:
- the LOC134529198 gene encoding uncharacterized protein LOC134529198 yields the protein MGTLTKFIIISQLIFTLLLNPEHVSGVSSRLDIQITKIEETSGLYYEHNGNGRLYNTEWRLISYLNLSQPENNYNTIRRYVSVVKELCNKEIPVYKGKTLCSNTITKLSNRLDATARTIEIIGGITKDHVSPRVKRSFFPFNLIGQLSKVIFGTLDEEDAEFYNNKITKLESEQLDFLKLSKEQIFIVKSTLQTMNRTVKDLNENQQMLADQLVKLTDEINRINSNVTDALSHHNLRIRVNEHLTLLNQGIETLSFQCESILNSIINAFKGILNPHIITPQKIVEYFNAFQSTHSREFNLPLPEGTIKDSSLLNLMELEVFSKRNILCYVIRLPVTDHLIFDIYRIIPLPVKMKTATNKYVFIDPETDYIMMEHSKQYYAKVSKYELSKCKVITKTLRVCRQTFPLINTYAREDCAAKLLYTTGPIPSNCVKKIVELKQTLWIQLEHNEWLYIAPDKEKNTIVCDQTGPFDATVENTGKLKFISACKGYGTNIFISSQLELTTNTSTKYVIPKINLDIDCCDETNYKITLEKLKTKLHLKPTITRLDDLKIAGHKIEEVEHMINEEEWKIKHTNVISRVSVMSYIIIISLSCILCIYCCIKCGCCKTIVGNCYKRCKDGDCCNCKTICFKPTIVNTYRPRESNELVHSVNESQIEERIELRGNSLRRTQTSH